Proteins encoded within one genomic window of Eurosta solidaginis isolate ZX-2024a chromosome 1, ASM4086904v1, whole genome shotgun sequence:
- the LOC137236993 gene encoding uncharacterized protein encodes MAQDPAQLIDVNLVEELARREQQIEQLRNAYIELQQQHQQQRQPQRQTADQHRMDRLFKSINQLPIFTGQGDVTVNSFFCSTEYLLSTINDEELKKEAVRTIFYKTVQGEAKNVIINIPQPDNWGMIKDTLKMRFKPDTEPHEIYRKVTNLRVNTIIMMIILMTQWASKSYCEIVVTKIKDQSGFTDIQFKTQEIVKDTEIILHMINITRIEDILNKMTDNVVLTKAKYKDLLLLEIAKTEKQTTQTRADKCRRYLIKMDICYDGRRG; translated from the exons ATGGCTCAGGATCCAGCTCAACTAATAGATGTAAACCTGGTGGAAGAGCTGGCCAGGCGAGAACAGCAAATAGAGCAGCTTAGAAATGCCTATATCGAgttgcaacaacaacaccaacaacaacggcAACCTCAAAGACAGACAGCGGACCAACACCGAATGGATAGACTATTTAAAAGCATCAACCAACTTCCTATATTCACCGGCCAAGGCGATGTAACAGTGAATTCATTCTTCTGCAGTACGGAATATTTACTATCAACAATCAACGATGAAGAACTGAAGAAGGAGGCAGTAaggacaattttttataaaactgttcAAGGCGAAGCAAAAAATGTCATCATTAACATACCTCAACCGGACAACTGGGGGATGATAAAGGACACATTAAAAATGAGATTCAAACCTGACACGGAGCCGCATGAAATATACCGGAAAGTAACTAACCTGCGGGTAAATACG ATAATAATGATGATAATATTAATGACACAATGGGCGTCTAAATCCTATTGTGAGATCGTCGTGACTAAAATTAAGGATCAGTCAGGATTTACAGACATTCAATTTAAGACGCAAGAAATCGTGAAAGACACTGAAATTATCTTACACATGATTAACATAACCAGGATAGAAGACATTTTAAACAAAATGACGGACAACGTAGTATTAACGAAAGCAAAATACAAAGACCTCTTATTACTCGAAATAGCTAAGACCGAAAAACAAACGACACAAACGAGGGCTGATAAATGCAGGCGGTACCTTATCAAAATGGATATTTGTTACGATGGACGACGAGGATAG